In one window of Musa acuminata AAA Group cultivar baxijiao chromosome BXJ3-2, Cavendish_Baxijiao_AAA, whole genome shotgun sequence DNA:
- the LOC135630861 gene encoding uncharacterized protein LOC135630861 isoform X1 has translation MEACCLCSSSSSPKPHLSFNISPNSSPFCARRHPLLVSFHPIPLKGLILSPSSRSSLQISPPFAVAEALEQAAETSASPRGASSSKVDKSGRFCSPRAARELALMIAYAACLEGSDPVRLFDKRVNAKREPGYVFDKAILLQYDHMSFGGAPVEVGTEEEAEGLMLQNDKDSANEAEVLSAPPKLVYNKFVLRLTRNILVAVVDRWNDHVRLIAKVIPQNWKDEPAARILELCILHLAMAEITSIGTRHQIVINEAVDLAKRFCDGCAPRVINGCLRTFVKEYNTVDTVRPSEAPTA, from the exons ATGGAGGCATGCTGtctctgctcctcctcctcttctccaaaGCCCCATCTTTCTTTCAATATCTCCCCCAATTCTTCTCCTTTTTGTGCTCGTAGGCATCCTCTGCTCGTAAGCTTCCATCCGATACCCCTAAAAGGCCTCATCTTGTCGCCGTCCTCTCGGAGTTCCCTGCAAATTTCGCCACCCTTTGCGGTTGCCGAAGCCTTGGAACAAGCGGCGGAGACGTCGGCGTCCCCCAGAGGCGCGTCCTCGTCTAAGGTCGATAAAAGCGGGAGGTTCTGTAGCCCTAGAGCCGCTCGCGAGCTCGCTCT GATGATCGCTTATGCTGCTTGTTTAGAAGGGTCTGATCCGGTTCGGCTCTTCGACAAGAGAGTCAATGCAAAAAGAG AGCCTGGATATGTTTTCGACAAGGCCATCCTGTTACAGTATGATCACATGAGCTTTGGTGGGGCTCCTGTTGAGGTAGGAACAGAAGAAGAGGCAGAGGGGCTGATGCTTCAAAATGATAAGGATTCAGCTAATG AAGCAGAGGTTCTATCAGCTCCTCCAAAGCTGGTCTACAACAAATTTGTTTTGCG CCTGACGAGGAATATACTGGTAGCTGTGGTTGATCGGTGGAATGATCATGTTCGTCTAATCGCCAAAGTAATTCCCCAAAATTGGAAG GATGAGCCTGCAGCAAGAATCTTGGAACTCTGCATTCTACACCTTGCCATGGCAGAGATAACATCAATAGGAACAAGACACCAAATAGTCATCAATGAG GCTGTTGATCTCGCCAAGCGGTTCTGCGATGGTTGCGCCCCTCGGGTAATCAATGGATGCCTTCGAACTTTTGTGAAAGAGTATAACACAGTCGATACTGTTCGGCCCTCAGAAGCACCAACAGCTTGA
- the LOC135630861 gene encoding uncharacterized protein LOC135630861 isoform X2: MAMFRMIAYAACLEGSDPVRLFDKRVNAKREPGYVFDKAILLQYDHMSFGGAPVEVGTEEEAEGLMLQNDKDSANEAEVLSAPPKLVYNKFVLRLTRNILVAVVDRWNDHVRLIAKVIPQNWKDEPAARILELCILHLAMAEITSIGTRHQIVINEAVDLAKRFCDGCAPRVINGCLRTFVKEYNTVDTVRPSEAPTA, from the exons ATGGCGATGTTTAGGATGATCGCTTATGCTGCTTGTTTAGAAGGGTCTGATCCGGTTCGGCTCTTCGACAAGAGAGTCAATGCAAAAAGAG AGCCTGGATATGTTTTCGACAAGGCCATCCTGTTACAGTATGATCACATGAGCTTTGGTGGGGCTCCTGTTGAGGTAGGAACAGAAGAAGAGGCAGAGGGGCTGATGCTTCAAAATGATAAGGATTCAGCTAATG AAGCAGAGGTTCTATCAGCTCCTCCAAAGCTGGTCTACAACAAATTTGTTTTGCG CCTGACGAGGAATATACTGGTAGCTGTGGTTGATCGGTGGAATGATCATGTTCGTCTAATCGCCAAAGTAATTCCCCAAAATTGGAAG GATGAGCCTGCAGCAAGAATCTTGGAACTCTGCATTCTACACCTTGCCATGGCAGAGATAACATCAATAGGAACAAGACACCAAATAGTCATCAATGAG GCTGTTGATCTCGCCAAGCGGTTCTGCGATGGTTGCGCCCCTCGGGTAATCAATGGATGCCTTCGAACTTTTGTGAAAGAGTATAACACAGTCGATACTGTTCGGCCCTCAGAAGCACCAACAGCTTGA
- the LOC103975686 gene encoding glucan endo-1,3-beta-glucosidase 8, translating into MAGSRFLVVSVLVVGLCSALAQGLGVNWGTMASHPLPPKIVVQLLKDNGIDKVKIFDADSSTMKALAGSDIEVMVAIPNNMLRTMTDYGAARDWVKTNVTRYHFEGGVNIKYVAVGNEPFLSSYNGSFLNVTFPALKNIQNALNDAGVGGSIKATVPLNADVYNSPESNPVPSAGRFRTDISDLMTEIVQFLNQSGAPFTVNIYPFLSLYGNPNFPVEFAFFDGGSDPVVDNGIQYTNVFDANFDTLVSALKGVGLGDLPIIVGEVGWPTDGDKNAKASYAQRFYDGLLKRLAANHGTPLRPNQYIEVYLFSFIDEDAKSIEPGNFERHWGVLKYDGQPKYNMDLSGQGQAKTLVPAKDVEYLPKKWCVFDANGGGNVSTLGDQITFACTWSDCTALGYGSTCNGLDGNGNASFAFNMYYQVQNHQELSCNFQGLATETTQDPSTAGCDFTIQIATSAADAPMKPLLVVFMMYAYVMALLLL; encoded by the exons ATGGCGGGGAGCCGATTCTTGGTGGTCTCGGTGCTTGTCGTGGGGCTATGCTCTGCTTTGGCCCAGGGCCTCGGGGTGAACTGGGGCACCATGGCGTCGCACCCGCTGCCGCCAAAGATCGTGGTTCAGCTCCTCAAGGACAACGGGATCGACAAGGTCAAGATCTTCGATGCCGACTCCTCCACCATGAAGGCCCTCGCCGGGTCTGACATCGAGGTCATGGTGGCCATTCCGAACAACATGCTCCGCACCATGACCGACTACGGCGCCGCCCGGGACTGGGTGAAGACGAACGTCACCCGCTACCACTTCGAGGGAGGCGTCAACATCAA ATATGTAGCAGTCGGAAACGAGCCATTCCTGTCATCCTACAATGGTTCGTTCTTGAACGTGACCTTCCCGGCCCTGAAGAACATCCAGAACGCCCTCAATGATGCAGGGGTCGGTGGCAGCATTAAGGCCACCGTTCCCCTCAACGCCGACGTCTACAACTCGCCCGAAAGCAACCCGGTTCCCTCAGCCGGAAGATTCAGGACCGACATCAGCGATCTCATGACCGAGATCGTCCAGTTCCTGAACCAGAGCGGTGCGCCCTTCACCGTCAACATCTACCCTTTCTTGAGCCTCTACGGGAACCCCAATTTCCCAGTCGAGTTCGCCTTCTTCGACGGCGGGAGCGACCCCGTCGTGGACAACGGGATTCAGTACACCAACGTGTTCGACGCCAACTTCGACACCCTGGTCTCAGCTCTCAAAGGAGTCGGCTTGGGAGATCTGCCGATCATCGTCGGCGAGGTGGGCTGGCCTACCGACGGCGACAAGAACGCCAAGGCGTCCTACGCCCAGAGGTTCTACGACGGCCTCCTGAAGCGTCTCGCGGCGAACCACGGCACGCCTCTTCGTCCCAATCAGTACATCGAGGTCTACCTGTTCAGCTTCATCGACGAGGACGCCAAGAGCATCGAGCCGGGGAACTTCGAGCGGCACTGGGGGGTCCTCAAGTACGACGGGCAGCCCAAGTACAACATGGATCTCTCAGGGCAGGGACAGGCCAAGACGCTTGTGCCGGCGAAGGACGTGGAGTACCTGCCTAAGAAGTGGTGCGTGTTCGATGCGAACGGTGGCGGCAACGTGAGCACGCTCGGGGACCAGATCACGTTTGCTTGCACTTGGTCGGATTGCACCGCGCTAGGCTATGGATCGACGTGCAATGGGTTGGATGGGAATGGGAACGCCTCCTTCGCCTTCAACATGTACTACCAAGTGCAGAACCACCAGGAGCTGAGCTGCAACTTCCAGGGATTGGCCACGGAGACGACGCAGGATCCCTCGACGGCCGGCTGCGACTTCACCATCCAGATTGCTACTTCTGCCGCCGATGCTCCCATGAAGCCATTGCTTGTGGTATTTATGATGTATGCATACGTTATGGCACTTCTGCTGCTGTAG